In Flavobacterium sp. N3904, one DNA window encodes the following:
- a CDS encoding DNA/RNA non-specific endonuclease, which yields MRSLRFLIFILVFTLFFICCKDNNFDNNAFVKREQKVVNSSNVLLSKEQRNQNSSSDYLPTSTTNQIIDHQFYTLSYSEKYEQAEWVAYRLHINKKRNHFKRPFFIEDPKVATGSADWKNYKNSGYDKGHLCPAGDMSFDKNAYYDTFFTSNISPQLHEFNDGVWNRLEEKVRYWAEKYDGLYVVTGGVLSNSLSTIGKEKVAIPNYFYKIILNSSNGNYKIIAFLIPNKKSDKSLYSFVVSVDSIEKMTGIDFFPKLEDSIENKLEKTNDYKEWSFN from the coding sequence ATGAGATCTCTACGTTTCCTGATTTTTATTTTGGTGTTTACTCTTTTTTTTATTTGCTGCAAGGACAATAATTTTGATAACAATGCTTTTGTCAAAAGAGAACAAAAAGTGGTTAACTCAAGCAATGTTTTACTTTCTAAAGAGCAAAGGAACCAAAATAGTTCCTCAGATTATTTGCCAACTTCAACAACAAATCAAATTATAGACCACCAGTTTTATACCTTATCGTATAGTGAAAAGTACGAGCAAGCAGAATGGGTGGCTTATCGACTTCATATAAATAAGAAAAGAAATCATTTCAAAAGACCATTTTTTATTGAAGATCCAAAAGTAGCAACGGGTTCTGCAGATTGGAAAAACTACAAAAATTCCGGTTATGACAAAGGACATCTTTGCCCTGCAGGTGATATGAGTTTTGATAAGAACGCTTACTATGATACTTTTTTTACTTCAAATATTTCACCTCAATTGCATGAATTCAATGATGGAGTTTGGAATAGATTGGAAGAAAAAGTGCGTTATTGGGCTGAAAAATATGATGGTCTTTATGTAGTTACAGGAGGTGTGTTATCGAATTCATTATCAACAATAGGAAAAGAAAAAGTAGCTATACCAAACTATTTTTATAAAATTATTTTAAATAGTTCTAACGGGAATTATAAAATAATTGCATTCTTGATACCTAATAAAAAAAGTGATAAGTCTTTATACAGTTTTGTTGTTTCAGTTGACAGTATAGAAAAAATGACAGGAATTGATTTCTTTCCTAAATTGGAGGATTCCATCGAAAACAAGTTGGAAAAAACAAATGATTACAAAGAGTGGAGTTTTAATTAG
- the rodA gene encoding rod shape-determining protein RodA, with product MKNQSLSNNIDWICIIIYIALVFLGWLNIYSSSYSSTEGTYEKQAIFIALTIPLIFILLYIDGKFYEKYASIIFGFSLLSLAGLFLFGKVIAGQRCWYAFGSFTLQPSEFAKAATALALAKYLSDTQINLKDVNRQIQALAIVFLPVMLILPQPDPGSALIYSVFIIVLYREGLPSWYVWTGFITILLFVLTLVLEPQYVILIALIVLVFIHYKSRLGDRNVVLSGILFAAISGFVLSVNYVFTHVFKQHHRDRFNILLGKAVDMKGIGYNTNQSEIAIGSGGWLGKGFLEGTQTKGGFVPEQHTDYIFTTVGEEWGFVGSLVVIGLFVGLFLRVIYLAERQKTKFSRVYGYCVAGILFTHFFVNIAMVVGIFPTIGVPLPFFSYGGSGLWGFTILLFIFIKMDANKVNEW from the coding sequence ATGAAAAATCAAAGTTTATCAAACAATATTGATTGGATATGTATCATTATCTATATTGCACTTGTATTTTTAGGCTGGTTGAATATCTATTCTTCATCCTATTCTTCCACAGAAGGCACATATGAAAAACAAGCCATATTTATCGCTTTAACAATCCCGCTTATTTTTATTTTACTATACATTGACGGTAAATTTTATGAAAAATATGCCAGTATTATATTTGGCTTCTCTTTATTATCATTGGCAGGTTTATTTTTATTTGGTAAAGTAATTGCAGGTCAACGCTGTTGGTATGCCTTTGGAAGCTTCACATTACAACCTTCCGAATTTGCAAAAGCCGCTACAGCATTAGCCTTGGCAAAATATCTCAGTGACACTCAGATTAATTTAAAAGATGTCAATCGACAAATTCAAGCATTAGCCATTGTGTTTTTGCCCGTAATGTTGATCTTGCCGCAACCCGACCCGGGAAGTGCCTTAATCTATAGTGTTTTTATAATTGTTTTGTATCGGGAAGGATTACCTTCTTGGTATGTCTGGACAGGATTTATCACTATTCTACTATTTGTATTAACATTGGTTTTAGAGCCGCAATATGTAATTTTAATTGCGCTTATCGTTTTAGTATTTATTCATTACAAATCACGATTAGGTGATCGAAATGTAGTACTAAGCGGTATTCTTTTTGCAGCTATTTCCGGTTTTGTGTTGTCTGTAAATTATGTGTTTACTCACGTTTTCAAACAGCATCATCGCGATCGATTTAATATTTTATTGGGTAAAGCAGTAGACATGAAAGGTATTGGATACAATACCAATCAATCTGAAATTGCAATTGGCTCTGGGGGTTGGCTTGGAAAAGGTTTTCTTGAAGGCACTCAAACCAAGGGTGGTTTTGTACCAGAACAACATACCGATTATATTTTTACAACAGTAGGTGAAGAATGGGGTTTTGTTGGTTCTTTGGTTGTAATTGGATTATTTGTAGGACTGTTCCTTCGTGTAATTTATCTTGCCGAAAGACAAAAAACGAAATTTAGCAGAGTTTATGGCTATTGTGTTGCCGGAATATTATTTACCCACTTTTTTGTAAATATTGCTATGGTTGTTGGAATATTTCCGACCATTGGTGTTCCCTTGCCTTTCTTTTCGTATGGAGGTTCCGGACTTTGGGGTTTTACTATTTTATTATTTATTTTTATAAAAATGGACGCCAATAAAGTAAATGAATGGTAA
- the mrdA gene encoding penicillin-binding protein 2: MRKVLLPALIIIGASLLILRIFYLQIIDDTYKLKSDNNAIKIKYDYPERGYIYDRNGVLLVANQPSYDIMVIPRELKNTDTLEFCQLLNITKEDFIKKIEKAKVYSPRLPSVFLAQLNKSEFAAFQEKIRKFEGFYFQKRSLRDYEVNYGANIFGFITQANEKLIAKNPYYKSGDLIGKQGVEESYEKTLRGIKGVKYFQKDKFNREIGAFKEGKYDTIAVQGEDINLTIDAALQKYGEELMVNKRGGIVAIEPKTGEILALVTAPSYDPGILVGRQRSKNYTKLYHDSIAKPLYDRGLLAEYPPGSPFKILTGLVGLQEQVVEEETTFMCNHGFAYARGRFQRCHCGGGVRDLHVGIYKSCNAYFSNVYLRTIAKYAKPAYSVDVWSNHVKSFGLGQFMGYDLPTGKKGNIPSSKTYKKIYPNGGWRGTTIISNAIGQGEVLMTPIQLANMMSAVANEGYYYTPHIIKKIKGEKIDPKFTTKHVTTIDKKYFPPMISGLFDVYNKGTAYALRVEGIDICGKTGTAENFAKIDGKRVQLKDHSIFVAFAPKDNPKIAIAILVENGGFGSTIAGPIASLMIEKYLRKKITRTDLETRVLNSSLQGQYAKLGGLSEEIKKELRIKDSILQSKTKATALKIDSTKTKK; the protein is encoded by the coding sequence ATGAGAAAAGTCCTGTTGCCAGCTTTAATTATAATTGGCGCTTCTTTATTAATCCTCCGAATATTTTATTTGCAAATTATTGATGACACTTATAAACTTAAGTCCGACAATAATGCTATTAAAATTAAGTATGATTATCCTGAACGCGGTTATATTTATGACAGGAACGGTGTTTTGTTGGTTGCCAATCAGCCTTCTTATGACATCATGGTAATTCCAAGAGAGTTAAAAAACACCGATACCTTAGAATTCTGTCAGTTATTAAATATTACCAAAGAAGATTTTATAAAAAAAATTGAAAAAGCAAAAGTTTATAGTCCACGATTACCTTCTGTTTTTTTGGCACAATTAAACAAAAGTGAATTTGCGGCATTTCAGGAAAAAATCAGAAAGTTTGAAGGTTTCTATTTTCAAAAGCGTTCTCTACGCGATTATGAAGTAAATTATGGTGCCAATATTTTTGGTTTTATCACGCAGGCCAATGAGAAACTTATTGCCAAAAATCCATACTACAAAAGTGGTGATTTAATTGGGAAACAAGGTGTTGAAGAAAGTTATGAAAAAACACTGAGAGGTATAAAAGGGGTGAAATATTTTCAAAAAGACAAATTCAATAGAGAAATTGGGGCTTTCAAAGAAGGGAAATACGACACTATTGCTGTTCAGGGCGAGGATATAAATCTAACAATTGACGCTGCTCTGCAAAAATATGGTGAAGAATTAATGGTTAATAAAAGAGGTGGTATTGTAGCGATTGAACCCAAAACTGGTGAAATTCTAGCCCTAGTCACAGCACCTTCCTATGATCCAGGAATATTAGTAGGCCGTCAAAGATCCAAAAATTACACAAAACTGTATCACGATTCTATTGCAAAACCACTTTATGACCGAGGGTTACTTGCAGAATATCCTCCAGGGTCTCCGTTTAAAATTCTAACTGGCTTAGTTGGACTTCAAGAGCAAGTTGTAGAGGAAGAAACTACATTTATGTGCAATCATGGTTTTGCTTATGCTAGAGGGCGATTTCAGAGATGCCACTGTGGTGGTGGTGTTCGCGATTTACATGTTGGCATTTATAAATCTTGCAACGCCTATTTCTCAAATGTTTACTTAAGAACTATCGCCAAATATGCAAAACCTGCCTATTCAGTTGATGTCTGGAGTAATCACGTAAAGAGTTTTGGATTAGGTCAATTTATGGGTTATGATTTACCTACCGGAAAAAAAGGAAATATTCCTAGCTCTAAAACATATAAAAAAATATATCCTAATGGCGGCTGGAGAGGAACCACTATAATTTCTAATGCCATTGGGCAAGGAGAAGTATTAATGACTCCCATTCAATTGGCCAACATGATGTCGGCCGTGGCCAATGAGGGCTATTATTATACTCCTCATATCATCAAAAAGATTAAAGGAGAAAAAATTGATCCAAAATTCACAACAAAACACGTAACTACTATTGACAAAAAATATTTCCCACCTATGATTAGTGGACTATTCGATGTTTATAATAAAGGAACGGCTTATGCCTTAAGAGTAGAAGGAATTGATATTTGTGGAAAAACAGGAACTGCTGAAAATTTTGCTAAAATTGATGGTAAAAGAGTTCAACTTAAAGATCACTCGATTTTTGTCGCTTTTGCCCCAAAAGACAATCCTAAAATAGCGATAGCCATTTTGGTTGAAAATGGAGGGTTTGGCTCAACAATTGCAGGCCCTATTGCGAGTTTAATGATTGAAAAATACCTTAGGAAAAAAATCACAAGAACCGACTTAGAAACTAGAGTATTAAATTCAAGTTTACAAGGACAATACGCAAAACTAGGTGGCCTTTCTGAAGAAATTAAAAAAGAATTAAGGATAAAAGATTCTATTTTACAAAGTAAAACAAAAGCAACTGCTCTAAAGATAGACTCTACTAAAACCAAAAAATAA
- a CDS encoding rod shape-determining protein MreD produces MNSTFLVNIFRFISLLALQILVFNNMNFWGYISAFPYILFIILYPVNGNRAGLLMSSFLLGLIMDLFCNSGGVHATACLLLAYFRPFFFKFSFGLSYEYQTVKLNDVLTPERFSFILLSVVTHNFTLFLLESFQISFFFDVLLRTILSTVFTIICCIILIYLIKPNKR; encoded by the coding sequence ATGAATAGCACGTTTTTGGTGAACATTTTTCGATTTATCTCCTTATTAGCCTTACAAATTCTAGTTTTTAATAACATGAATTTTTGGGGTTATATAAGTGCATTTCCTTATATTCTTTTTATCATTTTGTATCCAGTAAATGGTAATAGAGCTGGATTACTGATGTCCAGTTTTTTACTAGGTTTGATAATGGATTTATTTTGTAATTCGGGAGGAGTACATGCTACCGCTTGTTTACTTCTTGCCTACTTTAGACCTTTCTTTTTTAAATTTTCATTTGGACTCAGTTATGAATATCAAACTGTAAAATTAAATGATGTCTTAACACCCGAACGATTCTCTTTTATTTTACTTTCGGTTGTCACTCATAATTTTACCTTGTTTTTATTAGAATCTTTTCAAATAAGTTTCTTTTTCGATGTTTTACTTAGAACTATTTTAAGTACAGTATTTACCATCATTTGTTGTATCATTCTGATTTACCTTATAAAGCCAAATAAAAGATGA
- the mreC gene encoding rod shape-determining protein MreC has product MQQIFSFIIKNSNRLLFLLLLGISLSLTIQSHSFHRSKVISSANFLSGGVYEQINAFDEYLHLKEQNDELAMENANLKSLLFKTQDSTKVPDLENLKGVEPEDIVVAKVIHNSFNVYENFLTLNAGSKKGVKPDMGVVNSLGIVGITDNVSANYSTVISILNIKSQINAKIKNSDHFGSLNWNGKSTGYVQLIDVPRLATVKKGDTIVTGGQSVIFPENIGIGTISKLETDTETHYYTITVKLFNDMTNLGHVYIIKSGNSEEIKNLEKQGKDE; this is encoded by the coding sequence ATGCAGCAAATATTTTCATTTATTATAAAAAACAGTAATAGATTGCTGTTTTTGCTGCTTTTGGGTATTTCGTTATCGCTCACTATTCAATCCCATTCATTTCACAGGAGTAAAGTCATTAGTTCTGCCAATTTTTTGAGTGGCGGTGTCTATGAACAAATCAATGCTTTCGATGAATACCTTCATCTAAAAGAGCAAAATGATGAACTCGCCATGGAGAATGCCAATTTAAAAAGTTTACTTTTTAAAACTCAAGACAGTACCAAAGTTCCTGATTTAGAAAATCTAAAAGGAGTTGAACCAGAAGACATTGTAGTTGCCAAAGTTATTCATAACTCTTTCAATGTATACGAAAACTTTTTAACTCTGAATGCAGGTTCTAAAAAAGGGGTGAAACCTGATATGGGTGTTGTAAACAGTCTTGGAATTGTTGGAATTACTGACAATGTATCGGCCAATTATTCTACTGTTATAAGTATCTTGAATATTAAATCACAAATCAATGCCAAAATCAAAAATTCCGATCACTTTGGCTCCTTGAATTGGAATGGAAAAAGTACAGGTTACGTTCAGTTGATAGACGTCCCTAGATTGGCTACGGTAAAAAAAGGTGACACAATTGTTACTGGTGGACAATCAGTTATATTTCCAGAAAACATAGGGATTGGAACTATTTCTAAATTGGAAACAGATACTGAAACGCATTATTATACCATAACAGTAAAACTATTTAACGATATGACCAATTTGGGCCATGTTTACATTATAAAATCTGGGAACAGCGAAGAAATTAAAAATTTAGAAAAACAAGGTAAAGATGAATAG
- a CDS encoding rod shape-determining protein, translating to MGFFDFMTEDIAIDLGTANTLIIHNDKVVIDSPSIVARDRISGKIIAVGKEANMMQGKTHENIKTIRPLKDGVIADFDASEKMISMFIKSIPALKKRMFTPALRMVVCIPSGITEVEMRAVKESCERVNGKEVYLIHEPMAAAIGIGIDIMQPKGNMIVDIGGGTTEIAVIALGGIVCDKSVKIAGDVFTNDIVYYMRTQHNLFVGESTAEKIKIQIGAAIEDLETPPEDMSVQGRDLLTGKPKQVEVSYREIAKALDKSIQRIEDAVMETLSQTPPELAADIYNTGIYLAGGGSMLRGLDKRISQKTDLPVYIAEDPLRAVVRGTGMALKNIAKFKNILIK from the coding sequence ATGGGATTTTTTGATTTCATGACCGAGGATATTGCGATAGACCTTGGTACAGCAAACACTTTAATCATTCACAATGACAAAGTCGTAATTGACAGTCCGTCTATAGTTGCTCGTGATAGAATATCTGGCAAAATAATTGCAGTTGGAAAAGAAGCCAATATGATGCAGGGGAAGACGCATGAAAATATTAAAACAATTAGGCCTCTAAAAGATGGTGTAATTGCAGATTTTGATGCCTCTGAAAAAATGATCAGTATGTTTATCAAAAGCATACCGGCATTAAAAAAGAGAATGTTTACACCTGCTTTGAGAATGGTAGTTTGTATTCCCTCTGGAATTACCGAAGTAGAGATGAGAGCGGTAAAAGAATCGTGCGAAAGAGTAAATGGAAAAGAAGTGTACTTGATACATGAGCCTATGGCTGCAGCAATTGGTATCGGAATCGATATTATGCAACCTAAAGGAAACATGATTGTTGATATAGGTGGTGGAACGACTGAAATTGCAGTAATTGCATTAGGTGGAATTGTATGTGACAAATCTGTGAAAATTGCAGGTGATGTTTTTACAAATGACATTGTGTATTATATGCGTACGCAACACAACTTATTTGTTGGAGAAAGTACAGCTGAAAAAATAAAAATTCAAATTGGAGCAGCTATAGAAGATCTAGAAACTCCTCCAGAAGATATGTCTGTTCAGGGAAGAGATTTATTGACTGGAAAACCAAAACAGGTTGAAGTATCTTATAGAGAAATTGCTAAAGCATTAGACAAATCCATACAAAGAATTGAAGATGCAGTAATGGAAACTTTATCTCAAACTCCACCAGAATTAGCTGCCGATATCTATAATACAGGTATCTATCTTGCAGGTGGTGGTTCAATGTTGAGAGGACTTGATAAAAGAATTTCTCAAAAAACAGACTTACCCGTTTATATTGCAGAAGATCCATTAAGAGCTGTTGTAAGAGGAACTGGAATGGCACTTAAGAATATAGCAAAGTTCAAAAACATTCTTATAAAATAG